Sequence from the Lysobacter solisilvae genome:
CGACGCTCCTCGTCCACGTCCAGGACCATGACCTGAACCTCGTCGCCGACCTGCACGATCTTGGACGGGTTGACGTTCTTGTTGGTCCAGTCCATTTCCGAGACGTGCACCAGGCCTTCCACGCCCGGCTCGATCTCGACGAACGCGCCGTAATCGGTGACGTTGGAGACCTTGCCGAACACGCGGGTGTTGGACGGGTAGCGGCGGGCGATGTTGTCCCACGGATCCTCGCCCAGCTGCTTCAGGCCCAGGCTGACGCGGTTGCGCTCGCGGTCGTACTTGAGCACGCGGACGTCCAGCTCGGCGCCGACTTCCACGACTTCGGACGGATGGCGCACGCGCTTCCAGGCCATGTCGGTGATGTGCAGCAGGCCGTCGATGCCGCCCAGGTCGACGAACGCACCGTAATCGGTGAGGTTCTTGACGACACCCTTGAGGATGGCGCCTTCGACCAGCTTCTCGAGCAGCTGCTCGCGCTCTTCCGAATGCTCGCTCTCGACCACCGCGCGGCGGGAGACGACGATGTTGTTGCGCTTGCGGTCAAGCTTGATGAGCTTGAACTCGAGTTCCTTGCCTTCGAGGTAGGACGAGTCGCGCACCGGGCGCACGTCGACCAGGGAACCGGGCAGGAAGCCGCGGACGTCCTTGATGTCGACGGTGAAGCCGCCCTTGACCTTGCCGCTGATGCGGCCGGTGATGGTGGCGTTGGCCTGCAGGGCCTCTTCCAGCTCGTCCCACACCATCGAACGCTTGGCCTTCTCGCGCGACAGCACGGTCTCGCCGAAGCCGTTCTCGAGGGAGTCCAGGGCAACCTTGACTTCGTCGCCCACGCCGACGTCGATTTCGCCGGCGTCGTTCCGGAACTGTTCGATGGGCACGATGCCCTCGGACTTGAGGCCGGCATTGATCACCACCACGTCGCCACGAACCTCGACGACGGTACCGATGACGATGGAGCCCGGCTTCAGCTTGGCCAGGTTGGTCTGGCTCTGTTCAAACAGCTCGGCAAATGATTCGGTCATTGAAAAATACTCTGTTGGACACACGGGTCGCGGCGGAAAAACGCGGACTGACGTCCACGGGGACCGGCGACCCACCCGTTGTGCGGCACGGACGAGCCATGCCAGTTGGTGGACCCGCCGCGCAAGTGCGACGGGAATGGTTTTTGGTGCAGCCTGCCGCGGAAAAAGCGCTCAGGGCGCCGGCATCAACGCCAGCACCTGTTCGACGACCGTTTCGATCCCCAGTCCCGTGGTGTCGATGCGGACGGCGTCATCGGCCGGTCGCAGCGGCGCCACAGCTCGCTGGGCGTCACGGGCATCGCGGGCCAGAATCTCCCGCAGCAGACCGCTCAATGTAACGCGAACCCCTTTTTCCATCAACTGCTTATGGCGTCTTTCGGCCCTTTCCTCCGCACTGGCGGTGAGGAAGACCTTATGGGCGGCGTCCGGGAAGATGACCGTACCCATGTCCCGGCCGTCGGCGACCAGGCCCGGGGACTGGCGGAACTGGCGCTGCCGGTCCTTGAGGGCGGCCCGGACCTCCGGGATGGCGGCGATGGCGGAGGCCGCGGCCCCGGCCGTCTCGGTCCGCAGCTCATCGGTGGCGTCCACCCCGTTGACCACGACCCGCAGCTCGGGTTCGTCCTCGCGGAACTCGATCCGGGTGTCGAAGGCACAACGCACCAGGGCGGCGTGGTCATCCAAGTCCAGGCCCTCCCAGCCGGCCGCCAGGCCGACCGCGCGGTAGAGGGCGCCTGAATCGAGGTAATGCCAGCCCAGGCGCTGGGCCACGAGGCGGCTGATGGTGCCCTTGCCGGAACCGGAGGGCCCGTCGATCGTCAGTACGGGAATATCGTTCATCCCCGTATTATGACGACTTGGCCCCGTCCGGCCCCCAGCCGGCAGGTCCCGCCCAAGCCCGGAGGGCTGGCCGGATTCTTACCCCGTCGCGCAACCGCTTGATCCGACGACAAAATGTCGGCTAGAATCGCGGGCTGACTTTTGCCCCACCCCTCTTTTTCCCAATTTCCGTCCGAGGTTTGTCATGAAGGTCCTGTCCTCTCTGAAGTCGGCGAAGGCCCGTCACCGCGACTGCAAGGTCGTCCGCCGTCGTGGCAAGGTCTTCGTGATCTGCAAGTCGAACCCGCGTTTCAAGGCTCGCCAGCGCTGATCCGTCGCTGACCGCGCGACCGATCCACCGGCTTGGCCGGTATCGGGCGAGTGGAATGAAAGGCCGCCGCGAGGCGGCCTTTTCGCGTTTGCGGCCCCTTGAAGGGCCCGACAAGGTGCGCAAACCGTGACGGCCTCTTGCTGCCGTCGGGTGCATGCTTGTGCGTACAATCCCACGTCCACTGGGGAGTGCCACTGCCATGAAAGCCTTTATCGCCGTCCCGATGTTCGCCCTGCTGGCCTTCGCCGGCGCCGCTTCCGCGGACACGCTGCTGATCGAGCGCGTGCAGGAAGAAAACAAGGCCGCCATGCCGGCCCGCGGCCAGACCATGGCCCAGGTCGAATCGCGCTTCGGCGCGCCGGCCGAGCGCATGGATCCCCGTGGCGGCCAGAAGCGCCAGTGGCCGACGATCAACCGCTGGGTCTATCCCGCCTTCACCGTGTACTTCGAAAAGAGCAAGGTGATCGACGTGGTGGCCAACAAGGCCGACGCCGAAGAGATCGGCCCGAAGCCGCCGATCAAGTAAATTGAGGGGCCTCGCCCCTCACCCAGGCCGCCCGACCGGGCGGCCGATCAGACAAGGCGGGCCGCATGGCCCGCTTTTCGTTTCCGGCCCCCGTCCCCGACGCCCCTGCCTGCGAAAACCTGCCCGATGACCCCTACCCCCCGCTTTCCCGCCGAATGGGAACCCCAGTCCGCCGTCCTCATCGCCTGGCCGCATGCCCAGACCGACTGGGCCGATCGGCTCGGCGAGGTCGAGGAAACCTATATCGCCCTGGTGGCGGCGCTGACCCGGTTCGAGTCCGTCCTGATCTGCGTCTCCGACGACGATCTGCAGACCTACGCCGAGGCGCGCCTGCGCTCGGCCCGGATCGACCTGTCCCGGGTGCGCTTCATCCCGGTCGAATACGACGACACCTGGCTGCGCGATTCCGGCCCGATCACGCTGCGCGAGGGCGACGGCTTCCGGCTGCTGGATTTCCGGTTCACCGGGTGGGGCGGCAAGTTCGAGGCCAGCCGCGACGACCAGTTGATCCAGCACCTCGCGGAAACTGGAATCTTCCTGAAGAGTAATCGCCAACCAGTTGATTTTGCACTGGAAGGTGGCGCAATCGAGACCGACGGCGCGGGCACGCTGCTGAGCACCTGGCAGTGCCTGCACGAGCGGCACCCGGAGCGGAGCCGGGACGAGATCACCGGCAAACTGGCGCAGTGGCTGCAGCAGGACCGGGTGCTCTGGCTCGACCACGGTTACCTCGAGGGCGACGACACCGACGCGCAC
This genomic interval carries:
- the rpsA gene encoding 30S ribosomal protein S1, which codes for MTESFAELFEQSQTNLAKLKPGSIVIGTVVEVRGDVVVINAGLKSEGIVPIEQFRNDAGEIDVGVGDEVKVALDSLENGFGETVLSREKAKRSMVWDELEEALQANATITGRISGKVKGGFTVDIKDVRGFLPGSLVDVRPVRDSSYLEGKELEFKLIKLDRKRNNIVVSRRAVVESEHSEEREQLLEKLVEGAILKGVVKNLTDYGAFVDLGGIDGLLHITDMAWKRVRHPSEVVEVGAELDVRVLKYDRERNRVSLGLKQLGEDPWDNIARRYPSNTRVFGKVSNVTDYGAFVEIEPGVEGLVHVSEMDWTNKNVNPSKIVQVGDEVQVMVLDVDEERRRISLGMKQVSSNPWETFAAIHKKNDKVSGQIKSITDFGIFIGLDGGIDGLVHLSDISWNTTGEDVVRNYKKGDTLEAVVLAVDPERERISLGVKQLEQDPMGTYVATNAKGSIVKGIVKEVDAKGATVELDGGIEGYIAARDISHDRVDDASKVLKVGEEIEAKIVGTDRKGRSMQLSIKAKDQAEQAEALADYNRAAAEASSGTTKLGALLREQLGNKGE
- the cmk gene encoding (d)CMP kinase; protein product: MNDIPVLTIDGPSGSGKGTISRLVAQRLGWHYLDSGALYRAVGLAAGWEGLDLDDHAALVRCAFDTRIEFREDEPELRVVVNGVDATDELRTETAGAAASAIAAIPEVRAALKDRQRQFRQSPGLVADGRDMGTVIFPDAAHKVFLTASAEERAERRHKQLMEKGVRVTLSGLLREILARDARDAQRAVAPLRPADDAVRIDTTGLGIETVVEQVLALMPAP
- the ykgO gene encoding type B 50S ribosomal protein L36 produces the protein MKVLSSLKSAKARHRDCKVVRRRGKVFVICKSNPRFKARQR